GTGGCCCACAGCATTTCCCTTTCCCCCGGAGGACCCCATGAGTGACATCCTGACCTGTACCCACTGCCAGGCCAAAAACCGCGTCGGTGCTGTGCCCGCCGGACAGGTGCCGAGCTGCGCCCGCTGCGGCGCCGCGCTGCCCTGGCTGCACGACGGCACCGACGCGACCTTCGAGCAGGACCTTCAGACAAGCGTGCCGGTGCTGGTGGACTTCTGGGCGCCGTGGTGCGGCCCCTGCCGCGTGATGGGGCCGGTTCTCGAAGACCTCGCCCGCGACCTGCCCGGCAAGGTGCGGGTGGTGAAGGTCAACGTGGACGAGAACCCGCGCACCGCCGCCCGTTTCGAGGTCCGCAGCATTCCCACGCTGCTGATGTTCAAGGACGGGGAAGAGGTGGACCAGATGGTCGGCGTAACCCAGAAGGCGGCGCTGCGGGCGCGGGTGGAACACCTCAACCAGCTTTCCTGAACGGCGCTGCTTCGCTGGCTGCTGGAAGTCAAAACCGGCTTGTTTGGTTATGCTATTTACATAACCACTCCTCGCGTGTAGACTCAAAGGTGAAAACCACCACCTTCTCTGTTGCCCCGAGGTTCCCATGCTGGTTGAAACCAAGATTGTAGGCCGCCGCACGCCGTTCGAGCGCAAACCCTTCGACCTGCCCGCTGGGCCGCACACCCTGCGGAGCCTGCTTACCCACCTCGTCGCCGGGGAAGTCGCCGCCTATGAAGAGCGGCAGGGCAGCGTCGGCGTGCTGCGGGTACTGACCGAGCAGGAACTTTTGAGTGGCGCCGCCGCCGGCAAAATCCAACTGGCACCGCAGGAGCGGGGCGGCGTGGTCACGCCTGAGGAGGCGACCCGCACCGCCCTGCGCGCCTTTGAAGACGGGCTGTACTACGTCTTCGTGGACGACGAGCAGGTGGAAACGCTTGACGAAACCGTTGCCCTACAGCCCGACAGCACCCTGTTGCTGCTGCGCCTGACCGCGCTGGCGGGGGGCTGAGCATGGCCGGGGGTCTGGACCTCACCGAGTATTTCCGCCAGTACGAGCAGCCCTGGCAACCCGACTTCGCGGCCCGTCTCGCCGCCGCGCCCGAGTCGGTGCAGGGCTGGGTGCAGGCGCGGCTGACCGAGGGAAAAACCTGGCCCGCGATGCAAGAGCAGGCGCGGGTCTGGAGTGAGGCTTTACTCAGCGCTTCCCCGGAGGAATTGCGGGCGCTCACCGGCGTTCTGTTTCCTCAGTTTCCTGAGCTGGCCGCCCGCGCCTACCGCACGGTGCTCGAAACGCGGCCCTACACGCGGGGGCTGCTGCGCCGCGCCTTTCGCGCCGGGGCGCAGGGAAACGACGCCGAGCGCGGTGGGGCCGCCGCCGGGTGGCTGTGGAGCCTCTGGACGCTGCTGCGGGCCTACCCGGAAGGCGTGCTGTGGGTGGCGGAGGCGGCGGGGCTGTTCGAGGCTTATGAGAGCCGCCTGCTGGGGCCACTGCTCGCGCAGGCGGTGAGTGAGGGAGATGCGGGCGTCCTGCAACTGCTCAAGGACACCGCCAGCACCCAGCACCCCGTCGCCCGGATGGGGCGGCACGTGCCGCAGGCGCTCCTCGGCAGCGACGACCCGCAGGCGTGGGAGTATGCCCGGCAGTTGCTGCTCGCGGCGCAGCGGCAAGAGGGGCTGCGACAAGTCATCCTCGAAACGGTGGACGAGGCACACCCCGGCGCTTTTCCCCTTTTCCTGAACACGGTGCTCGATGAAGACCTGCTGCGCTTTGCTGCGGTGCTGCGGGCCGCCTGCGTGTGGTACGGCCTGGGCTACGACGTGACCGACATGAAAAAGGTGCGGCAGTTGCTCACGCTGGCGCGGGGCTATCTCGAAGACGCGGCGCAGGTGACACAGGCCGTGAGCAGCGGCAGCGGCGAGGAAGTCTATATGGCGCTCTACACGCTGGGGATGCGCGACGCGGACGAGGCCGCCGCGCTCGCCCGGCCCCTGCTCACCGACCCCGACCCCGCGCGCCGCATGGCCGCCGCGCAGTTTCTGAGCGCCGCGCACTTGCTCCAGTCCGCTGACCTCGCCCGCCTCCTTGCCGATGAAGACCTGCGGTTGGGCGCGGTGGCATTGGCCCCGGGCTCGTACCCTTCCGGCTGGGTTACCCCTGAGAACACGAACCCCCTGACCTTCGACGCGCTGCGGGCCTACGCCGAGCGTCTCTCCCGCGCGCCCCGGCACGACCCGCTGCTCTTTCCCTGGCTGGGCGACGTTCCCGACCGCGCCAGCGTGACGGATGGGCTGGTCGCCGTGCTGCCTCCCGACGAACTCGGGCGCATCGTGCCGCACCTGGGCGAGCTGTCCCCCGGCGGCAAAAGCTTTCTGCTCGCGCGGCTCCGGGCGCTGGCCGAGCGGAGGGACAGGGGAGAGACGGTTCGCCTTCCCGACGATACACGCTTCATCCTGCTGACCCTGCTGCAAGACCGCAGCAGCGCCACGTCGCAGGAAGCGGTGACGACCCTCACGGCGCTGAGGCTGGAGCTGTCGGGCGAGGAGCGCACGCTCGCCCACGACCTGCTGCGGCGCAAATCCGCCGACCTGCGCCGGGGACTGATTCGCCTGCTCGCGGCGGACCCCGCCCAGGGCGCGGCGAGCGCGGCGGCGCTGCTGGCCCTCAAAAGCACCGAGCAGCGGCAGGCGGGATTGCAACTCCTTGAAGAAGTCGGCGGCCTGCCCCCCGCCGATTTTCAGCCCAAAAACGTTTCGGAAGCGACGCTCCTCGCCAAACTCGCCGCGCCGGAGAGCCAGCTCACCCTGAACAACGGCCTGGGCCTCTTCGACCCGCAGGACCTCAGCCAGCCCCAGCCGCTGCGCCCGTCTGACAACGACTTCGTGGCCGACGTGGAGCGCGGCGCGGAGCTCCTTCGTTCGCTCGACGACTTTCTGGCCGAGCACGCCGAAACCCCGGTCTCGGGCACCGGCTGGGACGGCGAAACGACGGAGCTGCTCACGAATCTGTCGCCCTACTGGCTGAGTGCGAGAGTGGGGCGCGACATGCCGCTCGCCGGGCTCTGGAACGGCTGGTGGGCGGCGCGGGCCGGCGCGCAGGAAGGCGACCTCACCCGGATGGCCTGGGCGCTGGGGCACCGGGTCGACCGCACTGAGACGACCGAAACCGAGCTGCTTCAGGAATTGAGCGAGGGCGGGGACACCTCCCCGGAACAGGAACACGCCCGCCTCCTGCGCCAGCGCCTGATTCAGCAGACCCTGCACGCCGTTCTGGGGCCACCCGTTCCGCTCAAGCTCGACCGGGCGCCGCTTATCGAGCCGGTGCTGGACTACCTGTCCACGCAAGAGCTGACCGAAGTGGACACCGGGATGCAACTGGACGCCTGGGAAAGCGCGCTGAGCCGCCTGCCAAGCGATACGCCCCTGCTGAAACTGGGGGAGGAGCGGTGGCAGGTCGAAGACCCGCGCTCGCTGCTCGGTCCCCTGGTTCTGCAAGGCATCGAGCTGGCGGCCCTGCCCGCCGAGCAGTTCCAGCAGCTCTGGCGAGTTCAGTTGCACCACCATGCGGCCTTTCCAAACCTGCCCCGCCTGCGGATGTCCGCCGAGATGCTCATTCTCGCCGAGCGCGCGGGGCTGGCGAACCGCGCCGACCTGCTCGACCTGCTCATCGGGGAGCGGAACGCCGGCATGGGGGACGTGTATTACGGCAATTCCTTCGACGACTTGCGGAGCTATACCCGGCGCAAGCTGTCCGACCTCCTGCCGACCTCGCCCGCCTGGATGCAGGCCGTGAACGACGCCCGTGACCGCGTGCTCGCCGTCGAGCTGGAGCGCGGCGACCTCGAAACGCCCGCCACCCTGCCCGCGCTGGCGCTGCAAAGCGTGAGCGGCGCGGCCCGGACGCTGCGGCTGCTGGCCGGCCTGGGTAAACAACCGCTCCGGCGCGGGTACAGCGGCCACAGTCTGGGCAAGGACGCGACCTTCAGTCACCTGCTGCGGGTGTCGTTTCCTGACCCCGGCGACACCGCCCAGACTGTGCGCGAGCAGGCGAAAACCCTGGGGCTGAGCGACCCCCGGCTGCTTGACCTCGCCATGTTCGCGCCGCAGTGGGCCGAGCTCGTCAGCGGCGCGGTGGGCTGGAAGGGGCTGGCGGACGGCGTGTACTGGCTGCACGCCCACACCCGCGACTCTCAGTGGAGCGTGCCGACGGACATCCGCGAGGCCTGGGAAGCCGAAATCAGCGAGCGCACGCCGCTGCGCCCCACCGACCTCACCGAGGGTGCCGTGGACGTGGCGTGGTTCCGGCGGATGCACCGCGCCCTGGGCCGCGCGCACTTTCAGACCTTGCTCGGCGCGGCCAAATATGCGTCGTCCAGTGGCGGGCACAAACGCGCCGAACTGTTCGCCGCGGCCATTCTGGGCGAGGTGCCGGAAGACACCCTGCTCGCCCGCATCCGCGAAAAACGCAACCAGGACGCGGTGCGGGCGCTGGGGCTGCTGCCGCTGCCGAAGGGCAAAAAGGCCGCGCAGGTGCTGGAGGCGCGTTACCTCACCCTCGTCACCTTTCGCCGCGAGACCCGGCAGTTCGGCGCGCAGCGGCAGGCCAGCGAGCGCCTCGCCGCCGACATCGGCCTACAAAACCTCGCCCGCAGCGCCGGATACGCCGACCCCCAGCGCCTGATGTGGGCAATGGAAGCGCGCATGGCCCCCGACTGGCAGCAGGTGGTGACCGCCGATGGGGTGACCGTGAGCGCCGAACTCGATGGGGCGGGCGCAGCGACCCTGCTCGTCCGGCGCGGCGAGAAGCCCCTCAAGACCCTGCCGCCCGCACTCAGAAAAAACCCCGAGGTGCTCGCGCTGCGTGAGGCCGTCAAAGACCTCGCCGCCACCCGCACCCGCATGCGCGCGGCCCTCGAAGAAGCGATGGTGCGCGGCGACCACTTCACCCCCCAGGAACTCCGCGACCTCGCGCGGCACCCGATCATCGCCCCGATGCTCGGGAGTCTGGTGTGGGTGCTCGGCGAAGGGCCGCTGGGCTTCTGGGAAGACGAAAGCCTGCGGACGCTGACCGGAGAACTCCCGCTGGGCGACCAGGCCCTACGCCTCGCACACCCGCACGACCTTTTTACTGGCGGGCAGTGGCGCGAGTATCAGGCGGCAGTGCTTAAGCGCCAGCTCACCCAGCCCTTCAAGCAGGTCTTCCGCGAGTATTACCCGCTCACCGCCGCCGAAAAAACCGCCCAGCGCAGCGTCCGCTACGAGGGCCACCACGTTCAGCCTGTCAAGGCCGCCGCACTCCTCAAGGCGCGGGGCTGGGTCAGCATTTACGACGAAGGCACCCGCAAGACCTTCCACGACGAGGGCCTCAGTGTCTGGATTGACGATGCGCTTAGCGCCGGCACCCCGAACGAGGTGGAAGGCCTGCCGCTGCACGCCGCCTATTTCATGCGGGTGGGCGAGGCGCAGCCCCTGCCACTGGCCGCCGTTCCGCCCCGGCTGTTCAGCCAGGTCTTGCGCGACCTCGACCTCGTGGTGAGTGTGGCCCACGTGGGCGGCGTGGACCCCGAAGCCTCGCAGAGCACGGTGGAAATGCGCGAAAGCCTGCTGCGCGAGACTCTGCGCCTGCTGAAGCTGAAAAACGTGCGCCTCGAACACGGACACGCCCTGATCGACGGTCACCACAGCCGCTACAGCGTGCACCTCGGCAGCGGCACCGTTCACCGCCAGCCGGGGGGCTTCCTGTGCATCGTGCCGGTTCACAACCAGGCGCAGGGCCGCCTCTTTCTTCCCTTCGCCGACCCCGACCCGCGTACGGCGGAGGTGGTAAGCAAGGTGCTGCTGCTCGCCGAAGACCGCAAGATTCAGGACCCGACGATTCTGGAACAGTTGCGCTGAGTGGGGGCGTCCGGGGCCTGCGCCATCTCTTTGCCGCCCCAGACGCTAACGTTGTGCCCCAGATGCCTGTTCCTGTCCCTCGCGCTTACCCCCGCTTGAGCCATGCCATCGGCTTCGACGACGCGCCGTTTGCCCGCGAGTGGCGCGGCGACGTGCGGATTTTTGGGGCCGTCTACGCCGGGCCGACCCTGCACGCCGTGGTCAGCGGGCGGGTCCGCCGCGACGGGCGCAACGCCACCGACGAACTCAGCCGGCTGGTCACGGCGCAGGCCGAGCACTTGCAACTGGTGTTCTTGCAGGGTATCGCGCTCGCGGGCTTCAATGTGGTGGACCTCGGCGCCCTGCACGCCCGCACGGGCCTGCCGGTGCTGGTGGTGGCCCGCAGGAAACCCCGGCTCGACCGCATTCGCCGCGCCCTGCTCGAAGAAGTACCGGGCGGCGCGCGCAAGTGGCGCCTCATCGAGCAGGCAGGGGAGATGGAGCCCTGCGCTGGCCTCTACGTCCAGCGGGCGGGCCTGTTGCTGGCAGAGGCGGAAGCCGCGCTCGGCACCTTTTGCCTTACCGGGCGCATTCCTGAACCTCTACGCACGGCCCACCTGATTGCCGGAGGCGTGACGCGCGGCAGCAGCGCGGGCCAGCGCGTTTAACAAGGCCTCCGATTGAGTCCAGCAATAGTCCGTGCAGTTTTGGAATTCAGCTAACCAAGCTGCGATAAACACGGCGTTTTTTGTCCCTCCCTCCTTGCGGGGGAGGTTGGGATGGGGGAGCGCAAATGGCGTCCTAGACAGCAAGATCTTGATCGCCCTCTGTAACGACCACAAAACTGCACGAACCATTGGTCCAGTTGTTTTGGATTCAATACGGCTGTGCTGGAATGGAGCGGAACCCGTCTAACCGGCGGCCCGTTCCCGCCGTCCGGCAACACTGCGGACCAGCAGCAGCAATCCGAACGCGACGAGCACCATCACCGCGCTCAAGACCAGTGCGGGCGCGAGGTCGGATTCCAGCGCGGCGTAGATGGCCAGCGTGACCGTGCGGGTTTGGCCTTGCAGCGACCCGGCAAACAGGATGGTGGCGCCGAATTCGCCCAGCGCCCGCGCCCAGGCAAGGACCAGCCCCTCCAGCAAAAAGGGAAACGCCAGTGGCCAGGTGATCAGCCGGAAGACCTGCCCGTCACTCGCGCCATCGGTGCGGGCAGCGTCCTCGGCGTCGCGGTTCACCGCCTGAAACCCGGCGCGGGCGGTCCGCAGGTAAAAAGGCGCCGACACGAACAGTTGCGCGAGCACCACCGCCGCCGTGGAAAAGGCAAGCTGAATCCCCGCGAGTTCGAGCGCCGGCCCCAGCAGCCCGCCGCGCCCGAAGGTAAGCAGCAGTCCAACCCCCGCCACCACCGGCGGCAACACGATGGGGAGGTCAAGGAGCGTTTCGAGGACGGGCTTGCCCGGAAAATCGAAGCGCGCCAGCAGCCACGCAACCGGCGTGACCAACGTGACGGTGAGCAGCAGCGTGATTCCGGTGGTCAGCAGACTGACGCGCAGGGCGTCCCCCACCGCCCGGCTCGCCAGCGCCGGCCAGAACGACGCCGTCAGCCCCCGCGTGAGCAGCACCAGCACCGGCACGACCAGAAACAGCGTCAGCGCCCCCCCCAGCAGCAGGGCCAGCGGAGGCGCGGAGCGGGGCGGGCGACTCATACGGTTCTGGACTTTAATTCACCTCGGCCAGAAAAGCATCAGCCGAAGCTTCTGACCTGCCTCAGCGCGGGCTCTGGAAGCCCCATTTACGCAGAATCTTCTGGCCTTCGATCGAACGGACGTACGCGATGAAGGCTTGCGCGGCGGCAGCGTTGCGCGACGCCTTGAGCGTGCCGATAGGGTACCTCGCGGTCTGGTTGAAGCGCGTCGGCAGCGCGACCACTCGCACGTCGTTTTTCAGGGCGGGCGTCACGTCGCTGCGGTAGACCACGGCGGCGTCGGCCTCGCCCAGCCCCACCTTCAGTGCCACCTGCCGCACGTTGGGCTCCTCGCTCACCACGTTTTTCATAAACCGCGCCGAAAAGTCCTTGCCGTAGGTGCCCGCCTGATCAATGGCCCCCAGCATCCGCCGGGTGTAGTCCCCGACCGGCACGGCCTTGTCGGCAATCACGATTCGGACCCCCGGCGCCGTCAGGTCACGCAGGGTGCTGACTTTGCGGCTATTGCTCGGCACGATGACGGCGAGTTTGTTGCTGACGAACGGCTGCCCGGCCACGACCAATCCGGCCTTGACCAGCGGGTCGAACTGGGCATTGTTCGCGCTGGCGTACACGTCGGCCCGCGCCCCATTTTCGAGTTGGGTACGCAGCGCCTGCGACCCGGCGAACTGAAAAACGGTCTTGTTGCCGGTGCGGGCGTCGAACTGCTGGCCGAGTTCGGTAAAGGCGTCAGTCAGCGAGGCGGCGGCAAACACGGTGAGCTGAGCGGCGGAGGCGGTGCTGCCCAGCAGCAGGGTGGTCAGGACAATCAAGCGCATGGGTGGCCTCCTCGGAACTTCTTTTGAATTCGCTGTTTGGGGCCTAGGGCGGCAAAACGGTGGTCAGGATACCCCCCGGCGCCTGGGCTGCCGCCTTTAACCGTCTATTGCTGCGCCGCCCGTACCTTCTGTGCACTGACCGCAGCGCGGCAGTTCGGCTTTTCTCCACGCTTCCCGCCCCTCAAAAGGAGTGTTCCCATGACCGACCCCCAAGACCCTCGCCTGATCCTCACACCCGGCGCAGACCACGACCATGACCACGCCGACGACGACTTCACCCACCTCGGCCTGGCTGCCGACACGCAGATGCTGGGCCGCTCGGTGCTCGACCGCCGCCGGCTGCTGGGGCTGGGCGCCCTGGGCGTCGGCACGCTGCTGGGCGCGGTGGCTCTCGGCACCCCTGCGTCGGCGCTGCTGGCGGGCCGACCCCCGCTGCCTCCTGGGGGTCCGGGCGGCCCTGGTGGACCCGGCGCAGGTGGACCGGCGGGGCAGGGCGACGCCGATACCGTCAGCAGCGCCAACGGCCAGTGCCGCACCCTGCCGAGCGAAACCCAGGGGCCGTACCCCGCCGACGGCAGCAGCGCGTCGGGGCAGACCCTCAACCTGCTCGAGCAGTCGGGCATCGTGCGGCGCGACCTGACCCGCAGCCTCAAGACGGGCCACACCGTGTCGGGCGTGCCGCTCACGCTGACGCTGCAACTGGTGAACGTCAAGAGCAACTGCGCGCCGCTCGCCGGGCATGTCTTCTACCTCTGGAGCTGCACGCCCGCCGGGGAATACTCGCTCTACAGCCGCAGCATCGTCGGGGAAGACTACCTGCGCGGCGCCCAGGTCACCGACGCGCAGGGCCGGGTCACTTTTCAGACCGTCTTTCCCGGCTGCTACGCGGGGCGCTGGCCGCACCTGCACTTCGAGGTTTATCCGAGCCTGGCGGCGGCAGTGAAAGGCAACGTGGACCACAACGCCGCGCTGGTGTCGCAAATCGCCCTGCCCGAGACCGTCTGCCGCGCCGTCTACGCTGACCCGCGCTACAGCGGCAGCCTGCGTAACTTCGGCGCCATTACCCTGGCCACCGACAACGTGTTCCGCGACGGGGTGGCCGCCCAGACCCCGCGCATCACGGGGAGCGCTGCGACGGGCTATACGGCGAACCTCACGGTGGGCTTGCAAGTCTGACGTGATTGTCAGTGGGGGTCGGGCCGGAACCCCAGCGGCCCGTGCCCCGCGCCCAGCCCCGGCGCCCGCCGCAGCGCGCCTTGCAGGTAGGCGTGCGCCTGCATGACCGCGCCCGGCAGGTCCAGTCCCCGCGCCAGATTCGCCGTGATGGCCGCCGAGAGCGTGCAGCCGGTGCCGTGCGTGTGCCGGGTCCGCAGCCGGGGCGCGGTCAGCGTGAGCGAGTGCGCGGGCGTGCGGAGTTCGTCGGTGACGCTGTCGCTGCCCTCCTCCGCATGGCCGCCCTTGAGCAGCAGCGGCAGCGTGTCGGGCGCTCCAGCCTGGCATAGCACGTTCCATTCTGGCGTGTTGGGCGTCACCAGCGTGGCAAGGGGCAACAACTCGCCCAGCACCGTGCTGATGGCTTCAGCGTCCAGCAGGGCGTCCCCACTTTTCGCCAGCATCACCGGGTCCACCACCAGCGGCAGCCCGCGCCCGCGCAGTTCCTCCGCCACCACCCGCACGATTTCGGGCCGGCCCAGGGCGCCCGTTTTGACCGCACCCACTGGAAAGTCGTCCAGCACGGCGCGCAGTTGAGC
The nucleotide sequence above comes from Deinococcus radiodurans R1 = ATCC 13939 = DSM 20539. Encoded proteins:
- a CDS encoding intradiol ring-cleavage dioxygenase, which codes for MTDPQDPRLILTPGADHDHDHADDDFTHLGLAADTQMLGRSVLDRRRLLGLGALGVGTLLGAVALGTPASALLAGRPPLPPGGPGGPGGPGAGGPAGQGDADTVSSANGQCRTLPSETQGPYPADGSSASGQTLNLLEQSGIVRRDLTRSLKTGHTVSGVPLTLTLQLVNVKSNCAPLAGHVFYLWSCTPAGEYSLYSRSIVGEDYLRGAQVTDAQGRVTFQTVFPGCYAGRWPHLHFEVYPSLAAAVKGNVDHNAALVSQIALPETVCRAVYADPRYSGSLRNFGAITLATDNVFRDGVAAQTPRITGSAATGYTANLTVGLQV
- a CDS encoding DUF4132 domain-containing protein, with the translated sequence MAGGLDLTEYFRQYEQPWQPDFAARLAAAPESVQGWVQARLTEGKTWPAMQEQARVWSEALLSASPEELRALTGVLFPQFPELAARAYRTVLETRPYTRGLLRRAFRAGAQGNDAERGGAAAGWLWSLWTLLRAYPEGVLWVAEAAGLFEAYESRLLGPLLAQAVSEGDAGVLQLLKDTASTQHPVARMGRHVPQALLGSDDPQAWEYARQLLLAAQRQEGLRQVILETVDEAHPGAFPLFLNTVLDEDLLRFAAVLRAACVWYGLGYDVTDMKKVRQLLTLARGYLEDAAQVTQAVSSGSGEEVYMALYTLGMRDADEAAALARPLLTDPDPARRMAAAQFLSAAHLLQSADLARLLADEDLRLGAVALAPGSYPSGWVTPENTNPLTFDALRAYAERLSRAPRHDPLLFPWLGDVPDRASVTDGLVAVLPPDELGRIVPHLGELSPGGKSFLLARLRALAERRDRGETVRLPDDTRFILLTLLQDRSSATSQEAVTTLTALRLELSGEERTLAHDLLRRKSADLRRGLIRLLAADPAQGAASAAALLALKSTEQRQAGLQLLEEVGGLPPADFQPKNVSEATLLAKLAAPESQLTLNNGLGLFDPQDLSQPQPLRPSDNDFVADVERGAELLRSLDDFLAEHAETPVSGTGWDGETTELLTNLSPYWLSARVGRDMPLAGLWNGWWAARAGAQEGDLTRMAWALGHRVDRTETTETELLQELSEGGDTSPEQEHARLLRQRLIQQTLHAVLGPPVPLKLDRAPLIEPVLDYLSTQELTEVDTGMQLDAWESALSRLPSDTPLLKLGEERWQVEDPRSLLGPLVLQGIELAALPAEQFQQLWRVQLHHHAAFPNLPRLRMSAEMLILAERAGLANRADLLDLLIGERNAGMGDVYYGNSFDDLRSYTRRKLSDLLPTSPAWMQAVNDARDRVLAVELERGDLETPATLPALALQSVSGAARTLRLLAGLGKQPLRRGYSGHSLGKDATFSHLLRVSFPDPGDTAQTVREQAKTLGLSDPRLLDLAMFAPQWAELVSGAVGWKGLADGVYWLHAHTRDSQWSVPTDIREAWEAEISERTPLRPTDLTEGAVDVAWFRRMHRALGRAHFQTLLGAAKYASSSGGHKRAELFAAAILGEVPEDTLLARIREKRNQDAVRALGLLPLPKGKKAAQVLEARYLTLVTFRRETRQFGAQRQASERLAADIGLQNLARSAGYADPQRLMWAMEARMAPDWQQVVTADGVTVSAELDGAGAATLLVRRGEKPLKTLPPALRKNPEVLALREAVKDLAATRTRMRAALEEAMVRGDHFTPQELRDLARHPIIAPMLGSLVWVLGEGPLGFWEDESLRTLTGELPLGDQALRLAHPHDLFTGGQWREYQAAVLKRQLTQPFKQVFREYYPLTAAEKTAQRSVRYEGHHVQPVKAAALLKARGWVSIYDEGTRKTFHDEGLSVWIDDALSAGTPNEVEGLPLHAAYFMRVGEAQPLPLAAVPPRLFSQVLRDLDLVVSVAHVGGVDPEASQSTVEMRESLLRETLRLLKLKNVRLEHGHALIDGHHSRYSVHLGSGTVHRQPGGFLCIVPVHNQAQGRLFLPFADPDPRTAEVVSKVLLLAEDRKIQDPTILEQLR
- the thiD gene encoding bifunctional hydroxymethylpyrimidine kinase/phosphomethylpyrimidine kinase, whose product is MSVTVPVALTIAGSDSGGGAGIQADLKTFEARGVYGTSVITLVTAQNTLGVQGVDYVSPYMVRAQLRAVLDDFPVGAVKTGALGRPEIVRVVAEELRGRGLPLVVDPVMLAKSGDALLDAEAISTVLGELLPLATLVTPNTPEWNVLCQAGAPDTLPLLLKGGHAEEGSDSVTDELRTPAHSLTLTAPRLRTRHTHGTGCTLSAAITANLARGLDLPGAVMQAHAYLQGALRRAPGLGAGHGPLGFRPDPH
- the trxC gene encoding thioredoxin TrxC, coding for MSDILTCTHCQAKNRVGAVPAGQVPSCARCGAALPWLHDGTDATFEQDLQTSVPVLVDFWAPWCGPCRVMGPVLEDLARDLPGKVRVVKVNVDENPRTAARFEVRSIPTLLMFKDGEEVDQMVGVTQKAALRARVEHLNQLS
- a CDS encoding DUF99 family protein, with the protein product MPVPVPRAYPRLSHAIGFDDAPFAREWRGDVRIFGAVYAGPTLHAVVSGRVRRDGRNATDELSRLVTAQAEHLQLVFLQGIALAGFNVVDLGALHARTGLPVLVVARRKPRLDRIRRALLEEVPGGARKWRLIEQAGEMEPCAGLYVQRAGLLLAEAEAALGTFCLTGRIPEPLRTAHLIAGGVTRGSSAGQRV
- a CDS encoding ABC transporter permease encodes the protein MSRPPRSAPPLALLLGGALTLFLVVPVLVLLTRGLTASFWPALASRAVGDALRVSLLTTGITLLLTVTLVTPVAWLLARFDFPGKPVLETLLDLPIVLPPVVAGVGLLLTFGRGGLLGPALELAGIQLAFSTAAVVLAQLFVSAPFYLRTARAGFQAVNRDAEDAARTDGASDGQVFRLITWPLAFPFLLEGLVLAWARALGEFGATILFAGSLQGQTRTVTLAIYAALESDLAPALVLSAVMVLVAFGLLLLVRSVAGRRERAAG
- the modA gene encoding molybdate ABC transporter substrate-binding protein; translation: MRLIVLTTLLLGSTASAAQLTVFAAASLTDAFTELGQQFDARTGNKTVFQFAGSQALRTQLENGARADVYASANNAQFDPLVKAGLVVAGQPFVSNKLAVIVPSNSRKVSTLRDLTAPGVRIVIADKAVPVGDYTRRMLGAIDQAGTYGKDFSARFMKNVVSEEPNVRQVALKVGLGEADAAVVYRSDVTPALKNDVRVVALPTRFNQTARYPIGTLKASRNAAAAQAFIAYVRSIEGQKILRKWGFQSPR